In Methanofollis aquaemaris, the genomic window GGTCGGGCTCTCCGAAGACCGGTGCGCCAGATGCGGGGAGCGGATCGCAGTTGTCAGGTCGGTCTGAAGAGCATAGGGCGCGGTTCCTCGCGGACCGGATGCTCGGCACCCTCACCAGAAGGCTGCGGCTGATGGGTTATGACACGCTCAGCGCCAACACGCTTTTTCCGGGAAGCAGACGGGAGGACACGGTGCTCCTGGAGATTGCGAGGACACAGGAGCGGGTGCTCCTTACCAGAGACGCCGAACTCGCAAGAAGGGCTGGGGAGCAGGGCGTGCTGGTCAGGTCCGAGCAGGTCGACGAGCAGGTGGCACAGTTGACGGCCCTCGGTCTGATCAGCCCTGGTCTCTCCTTTGACCGGTGCTCACTCTGCAACACCCCGCTCAGGCCCGCACGCCGCCGGGAGATCGAGAGGGCCGCGTACGCACCTGAAGACCGGGAAGGGATCTCATTCTTCTGGTGCCCGGTCTGTCACCGTCTCTACTGGATGGGCTCGCATACCAGGAGGATGCGAGAAGAGATGGAGAAGAGCAAGGGGTGAACCGCCCTTCACGCTTCTGGCCGGCCGGCCCAGCAGTCATATTCGTGCTTCCACTCATCTTTGTTTGCTTCGACAAGGAAACGCATCCTCTCCTCCATCCCCTTGTGGAAGGCCTCCTGTTCAGGGTATCGCCGCCCTTCGCTTACGGCGGCCGCAAGGTTGGTGCCGAGCCGATAGGCCCGCTCTTCGGCGGGGAAGAGGGCGTCCGGGTCAGGACCGAGGACGACCCCGACCGCACCGATGGTGGTGGCCCCGAGGACGCGGAGGGTCTGATTCAGGTAGGCGGCCACCTCGTCGGCTCCCGAGCCGCCGGCGGTCGAGACCGCACACCCATACTTCCCGGCAAACTGCTGGCAGTGGATCGCATCGGCCATCCGGTCGAGGAGGAGTTTGAGCTGGGCCGAGACATTGTCGATGTAGTTGGGTGAGCCAAGGACGATCGCGTCGGCGGCGAGCATCTTCTCATAGACCGCGGCGAAGTCGTCCACCTTCGGGCACTCCCCGGTCCGGTAGCAGAGGGTGCACCCGGTGCACGGCCTGATCTTGCGGTCTGCGATATCGAGGTACTCGGTCTCTGCCCCTGCAGCGGCGGCCCCCTGCAGGACGGCCTCGACAAGACGGCGGGTCCTGCTCGCCGCACCCCTTGGGCTCCCGTTGATGCCAAGAATTCTCATGGAGATCATTCTGATCTCTGCAGGGGATGTCTTGATACTTTTCTTCGGCCATGCCCTGCGTGAATAGGCCTTTTGTCTCCTACAATCCACCATAAAACCTCTCATCAGGCAATCTCTCTGCGAAAAGTCATTATATCTCCATCTCAAATCATTATGGAGAATTCCACACAGTGCCGGTGCAGATCCATGCTCCGGAGAAAACCTGAACCGATTTTTCTTCCTCTCTCTCCCTCCAAGGAGGGGAAATATATTATTACAAATTATTATTATTTTACACCATATTCTTATATTTTATTCCTGAAAACTGTAAGAAATAGACATATTAACCGATAAATCCAACATATTGGGGGGCCGGTATACTCGGTACAAAATTCGTATAGAAATAATACAACGAAGTTATAATATTCCATTTTAATGTAAAAAATCATGTTAAACTATTAAAAAAGATTAGGAAATTTTATATGAGCCTCGCCGGATAGATATATAGTCCCAGATTGGGGCTTGCAGTAGTGACTCTCAGAATTTCATACCATTTACCGGATGGAATTCCTAGTGAAGATACCTTCCTACACAAAGGGCAAAAGGATGAACTGATATGGCAGCATATTCAGAAACCATCGATCTCTATTCAGATGATGGGAAACTGCTGAAAAGCGGTGTAACCCTCGACAAGGTCAGCCCGTTGGTGAACCCTGCAACCAGCAAGATCATCGACCTGACCAAGCGTACGATCAATGTCAACCTCGCTGGCATTGAGAACACCCTCAAGGCCGGAAAGCTCGGCGGAGGGAAGATCAGGGGGCGTGAGCTCAACCTCCCGATCATGGAGAACAAGGAAGCTATCGTTGCCAGGATCAAGGAAATGGTCCAGGTCGAGGAGGGTGATGACACCGAGATCCTCGAGTTCAACAACGGCCAGCTCCTTCTCGTCCAGGTGCCGAGAAAGCGTCTCGACAACGCCGCCACCTACGACGCTGCGATCACCGCCGTCTCTGCAGCGACCACCTACGCGGTCGTCGAGCAGTTCGACGTCGACATGTTCAACGCGTCCACCGTCAAGGCGGCCTGCTGGGGCGGGTACCCGCACACCATGGACACGAAGGGCAGCAACGTCACCTCCATCCTGAACATCCCACAGAACAACGAAGGCCTCGGTTTCGCCCTGAGGAACATCCCGGTCAACCACTTCGTCATGATGACCGGCAGGAACTCCCTCCAGGGCGCCGCTCTTGCAGCGACCCTCGAGACCGCCGGTGAGTTCGAGATGGGCCAGGCTATCGGCGCCTTCGAACGCAACCAGCTCCTCTGCTACGCCTACCAGGGCCTCAACGCCAACAACATGGTCTACGACCTGGTCAAGGCCAACGGCGAGAACGGCACCGTCGGTACGGTCGTCCAGTCGCTCGTCGAGCGTGCGATCGAGGACAAGGTTCTCACTCAGGGCAAGAAGGGCGGGTACTTCCAGTTCTACAACACCAACGACCCGATGCTCTGGAACGCCTATGTCGCAGCCGGTTCCCTCGCCGCCACGATTGTTAACTGTGGTGCCGGCCGGTTCGCTCAGGCTGTCTCCTCGACCCTCCTGTATTTCAACGACCTCATCGAGCACGAGACCGGCCTGCCGTCCTGCGACTTCGGCCGCATGATGGGTACCGCCGTCGGTTTCTCCTTCTTCAGCCACTCCATCTACGGTGGCGGCGGTCCGGGTATCTTCAACGGGAACCACGTCGTGACCAGGCACGCAAACGGCGTCGCTATTCCGTGTGTCGTTGCCGCCTGTGCACTTGATGCGGGCACCCAGATGTTCTCGCCAGAAGGCTCCTCCAAGGTCATGGGCGAGACCTACGGCCAGATCGATGTCTTCAAGAAGCCGATCGACCAGATTGCCGAGGGCGTTGATCTTATTGCCTGATTCAGCCTTCCCCCAGTGCAGGATTGTCCCTCTGCGGCTCCTCTCCCCTGAGACGACGGAGCTTCTCCTCAACCAGGTCGCGGGGGTACCGGGCGTGCGTCGGGCCGTTATCAACGGCCCCGCCCTTCCGGCCACCGTCCCGTACGGCCCGGCACGGGGTGCAGAGAACCCCAACACCAACAGACGGGCGATCCAGATCCGCGGCATTGAGTTTGAAATGCGTGTCCAGACCGGCATGGTCACCCTCGAAGTCGAAGACGACTCCGTAGTCGAGAACATACGATCAGTCTGTGACAAGGTCTTCACGGCATTCCCGTACACCCTCCAGACCGGCCGTCAGTTCATGAAAAGCCAGGCATCCCTGGTAGACTACGCGAAGTACGGCCCCAACGCCGACGAGTTCATCATCGGACTCACCGACCCGAGGAGAAAGGACAGCCCTGTTATCATACCAACCGCAGCGTGCAACAACGATGGGGGAAGACTGTCTGATCAGATGCAGATAGAATATACTTCAAATCATTCCAATTGAGGTGACAAAATGGCATACACACCACAGTATGGTCCAGGGACTTCGATTGTGGCCCAGAACCGGCGCAACCAGATGAACCCCGAATACGACCTCCAGAAACTCCGTTCAGTTACTGATGAGGACGTCGTCCTTGTCCTTGGCCACCGCGCCCCTGGTGCGGCCTACCCGACGGCCCACCCGCCCCTGGCCGAGCAGCAGGAACCCGCAGACCCGATGCGCAAACTTGTCAAGCCGACCGATGGTGCCAAGGCTGGCGACCGCGTCAGGTACGTCCAGTTTGCAGACTCGATGTTCAACGCGCCCTCGCAGCCGTACCAGAGGACCTACGCCGAGATGTACCGCTTCCGTGCCATCGACCCCGGTACGCTCTCCGGCCGTCAGATCGTCGAGTGCCGCGAGCGCGACCTCGACCAGTACGCCAAGTTCCTCATCGAGACCGAGATGTTCGACCCGGCCACTGTGGGCATCCGCGGTGCGACCGTGCACGGCCACTCCCTCCGTCTCGCAGAGGACGGCATGATGTTCGACGCTCTCCAGCGCTGTGTTCTCGGCGAAGACGGCATCGTCCGCTACGTCAAGGACCAGGTCGGCGTCCTCCTCGACCGCCCGGTCGAAGTCGGCAAGCCGATGGACGAAGCCTGGCTCAAGGCGCACACCACCATGTTCCACTCACTCGTCGGGACCGGGTTCCGCGAGGACGAGGAATACATCGAATACATCCAGCGCATCCACACGCTGAGGACCAAGTACGGCTTCATGCCCAAAGAGGAGTGATTGCAATGGCAAAGATCGAGAGAGCACAGAAGCTTTTCCTCAAATCACTGAAAGAGAAGTTCCAGGGACAGGACGTCCAGTCCGAGAAGACCGAGTTCTACAAGTTTGACGGTGTTCGCCAGTCCCCGAGAAAGCGCGAGTTCATGGAAGCCACCAAGGCAATCGAAGCCAAGCGTGGCATCTCCATGTACGACCCCGAGCGCTGCCACCTTGGCGGTATCCCGATGGGTCAGCGCCAGTTGATGACCTACGAGGTCTCAGGCACCGGCACCTTCGTCGAGGGCGACGACCTGCACTTCGTCAACAACTCTGCGATGCAGCAGATGTGGGACGACATCCGCAGGACCGTTATCGTCGGCATGGACATGGCCCACGCCACCCTCCAGAAGAGGCTCGGCAAGGAAGTCACTCCTGAGACGATCAACGAGTACCTCCACACCCTCAACCACGCCATGCCGGGCGCAGCCGTGGTTCAGGAACACATGGTCGAGACCCACCCGGGCCTTGTCGACGACTGCTACGTCAAGGTCTTCACCGGTGACGACGACCTTGCCGACGACATCGAGCCCCAGTTCCTCATCAACATCGAGAAGCTCTTCCCGGCCGATCAGGCCGAGGAGTTGAAGGCCGAGGTCGGCAAGTCGATGTACCAGGCAATCCACATCCCGTCAATCGTCTCAAGGACGTGCGACGGTGGTACCACCTCCAGGTGGTCTGCGATGCAGATCGGTATGTCCTTCATCGCCGCGTACCGCATGTGCGCCGGTGAGGCAGCCGTCGCCGACCTTTCCTTCGCCGCAAAGCACGCCGGTGTCGTTCAGATGGGATCCATCCTTCCGGCCCGCCGTGCACGCGGTCCGAACGAGCCGGGCGGTATCAAGTTCGGTCTCTTCTCCGATATCGTTCAGGCGAACCGGAAGTACCCCAACGACCCCGCCAGGGCATCCCTCGAAGTCGTCGGCGCCGGTACCATGCTCTTCGACCAGATCTGGCTTGGTTCCTACATGTCCGGCGGTGTCGGGTTCACCCAGTACGCCACCGCGGCGTACACCGACAACATCCTCGACGAGTTCACCTACTACGGTATGGACTACCTCAAGGACAAGTACGGCTTCGACTACACCCAGCCTGGCCAGAACATGCTCACCCCGACCCAGGACATTGTCAACGACCTCGCCACCGAGGTTTCGCTCAATGCCATGGAGCAGTATGAGCAGTTCCCGACCATGATGGAGGACCACTTCGGCGGTTCCCAGCGTGCCGGTGTCATGGCCGCAGCCTGTGGTCTGACCTGTTCGATCAGTACCGGGAACTCCAACGCCGGTCTCAACGGCTGGTACCTCTCCATGCTCCTGCACAAGGACGCCTGGTCGAGGCTCGGGTTCTTCGGCTACGATCTTCAGGACCAGTGTGGTTCAGCCAACTCGCTCTCCATCGAGCCCGACCGTGGTCTGATGGGCGAACTCCGTGGCCCGAACTACCCGAACTACGCAATGAATGTCGGTCACCAGGGCGAGTACGCCGCTATCGTCGGCGGTGCCCACTACGGCCGCGGCGACGCCTTCTGCTACGCCCCGCTGGTCAAGATCACCTTCGCCGATCCCTCCCTCAAGTTCGACTTCGCCGAGCCGAGGAAGGAGTTCGCAAAGGGTGCAATCCGTGAGTTCGAGCCTGCAGGCGAGCGCTCACTCATCATCTCAGCCAGGAACTGAGACCCCACGACTTCTTTTTTTTCTGCACGTCCTTCAAATATTTGAAAGAGATGTCGTGATCTTCGAGCCACTCTTCCAGATTCTCTGCGTGTATGCGCCACATCACGCGGTTGTGTCCGGGGTGTGACATATCCATAGACAATAAACACCTTGGGGGCGCATTGGTGCGCCCCCTCTTCTGTCATGGGAGATGCAGGTGTGTTCGATCTCTTCTTCAAGTTCTTTCATCATAATCGGGGTCATATCCGTACTTCTCACCCCCCTGACGACCCGGCCCACAGTCCGGTGCGATAGGTCTATATGAGAGAGCGACAACTCGCCCTCGCTATGGTACGGGTCACGATTGAGAGGGAGGAGTGCACGAGTTGTGCACTCTGCTGGGAGACCTGCCCCGAGGTGTTTGAGGAGGGCCCTGACGGATTCGCGCAGATCATGGAGGAGTATCAGACCGACGGCCCGGAGGCCGGCAAGGTTCCAGGTGAGATGAAGGAGTGTGCGGTGGACGCCGCCGATGGGTGTCCGGTGGAGATCATCAAGGTCGGGGAGTGAGGAGGAGCCAAGTAGGGCCAAATATTCTGAGATATGGCATTTTATAACCTACAAATTTCCATTTTTTCAGAAAAGATCTCTGGATTCAGAACCCAAAAGTAGATATAAACAAATTTATTTTCCAAAATAACATGGTACTCTGTGAAATCGAGTCAGCCTTCGACACACGGACAGCGTACGCTTCTCATCATCTCTGCCATTGCCATCGCGGCCTTCATGTCCGCACTCGACGGCAGCATCGTGAACATCGCCCTCCCGACGATCTCGGAGGCCTTCGATATCTCGACCGGACTCGTCTCCTGGGTCTCGACGGCCTATCTGCTGGTGGTGACGAGCAGTCTCCTGATCTGCGGGAAGATCGCCGACATCCGGGGCCTCAAGAAGATCTTTCTCGTCGGGTTCATCGTCTTCACCCTGGGGTCGTTTCTCTGCGGCTTTCTGCCGGTCGCCCTCAACTCCTTCGGGGCGCTCATCGGCGCGAGGGTACTCCAGGCGATCGGCGGAGCGATGCTCGCCGCCATCGCTCCGGCAATGGTCAGCACCTTCATCCCCATCGAAGAGCGAGGACGGAGCATGGGCCTGGTGGTCACCTTCGCCTCCCTCGGTGCCGCGGCCGGGCCGTTCCTCGGCGGGCTCCTGACCGAGTTTCTCAGTTGGCACTGGATCTTCTTCATCAATGTCCCGGTCGGGATCGGTGCCGTCATCCTGGGCGCGCGGGTCCTCCCCGACCACCAGCCCGAGCCCGGACGGACGGTCGGGTTCGACGCACCCGGTGCGGCCTTCCTCTTCGCCGGGATGATGACCGGAGTCTTCGCCCTCAATATGGGAACCTCGATGGGCTTCACCTCGCCGCTGATCCTGCTGGCCGCAGCCGTTGCCCTGGTCTGTGCCGCCCTCTTCGTATACCACGAACGGCGCGTCGAAGACCCGCTCCTCGACCTCGACCTCTTCAGAGAGCGAAACTTCCTCTATGCAAACCTGGCGGTCACCCTGATCATGATCGCCTTTGCCGGGTCCGCCTTCCTCCTCCCCTTCTTCCTCGAATATGTCAAGGGGCTCCCGACCTTCTCGGCCGGGATGGTGATGACCGCCTTCTCCTTCGCCATGATGATCGGCGGGCCGGTGGCGGGGGCGCTCTTCAACCGCGTCGGAGGGCGGCGGCTCACCCTGGGAGGGGCGGCCCTGGCGGCCCTCGCGTTTGTCGTCCTCGCAGGCCTCCACCCCGACAGTTCAGTATTCATGGTCGCCGGGGCGCTCGGCCTCCTGGGCTTTGCGATCGGGCTCTATGTCGCCCCGAACAACACCATGGTGATGAACAAGGTTGGGGCTGAGAAGCGGGGGATGGTCTCAAGTCTCCTCAACACCGAGCGTTACGGCGGCCAGTCGCTGGGGATCGTCCTCTTCGAACTGGTGCTTATCCAGACCGTACTCTCGACCGTCTCCCATGCAGGCGTGACCTCATCCTCGCTCGCCTCCGTCACCATCGACCAGAAACTCGCGGTCCTCACGGCCGGGTTTGATATGGCCTTCTGGGTCGGGGCGGCGCTCGCCGTGCTGGCGCTGGGGTTCTCGTTCCTGGTGAAAGAAGACGAGGTGCCGGCCGAGGTGGCGGAAGAGACTCCTGCGGCGATTGGATAAAGCCATACAGGCACCGAAAATTCTTTTTTTAATCCGCTTGATACTGCCCCTCACGAGAAGGCCGTGGTGATCAGCACGATCGAGACGATGTACGCGATCGGGTAAAACCAGACCAGCACGCGGTCGAGGCGTTCGGCCACTTCTTTCTGCTCTTTGGTCGCGAGCCATTTGAGGTACAGATTGTAGACGACGGTGAGTCCGCTGACCACGAAGGTGGTGATCAGGACGGCGTCAAGGAAGGTGAGGTAGCCGAGACGCGGCAGGTCGCCGGCGATGGTGAAGTTAAAGGCGATGAAGAGAAGGAGGTTGGCGCTTGCCACGTCGGCGCGTTTGCTGTAGTCCTTGAGGAGGAAGGTGACCCACCCGAGCATGATCAGGATGAAGATGGGGACGAAGATCCTGAGGATATAATATTCAAGGTGCCGTTTCGCATCAAAGCCAAAGGAGAATCTGGAGTGGATCCGGTCCTGTTCAACGGTGTCAACCGCGGTCCAATGTTTGATGATGTACCACTCCTCCTCGCCGAGTTGCGTGCCGACGACGGTCTTGCCCTCCCAGTCGGCATACCTGAAGAACTCTTCGGGGTACAGGGCCTGAATCCTGATGTAGAAGGTCTGGACGTCAAAGGGATAGTCCTTGAAGTAAAAGTCGGGGGCCTGAAAGATCGTCCAGAAGCGCTCGAAGTAGGTCGCCGTCCCGTTGGGGGTGATGGTGATGAGCTGGTTCTGGGTCCACCGGTTCCCCTGCTGGTTGAAGAGAGTGAACTCAGGCCATCTCGTCCCTTCGGCCTTGACAAAGTCGTCGATGTCGCGGTAGATCTTGAAAGCAGAGCCTTCCTCTTCCGGGTCGAAGGCAAGCGCCGGGTCAGTCCACTGCATCCTGATGTTGGCGACGGCGGCGTAGTTCTCGGCCTTCTGGTCCACGTCGGTGATCTGGTCAAGTTCCACCGCAGCCCTTACCGTGATCGGATCCCTGATCACCTGCCTTCCCCCGGGAACGGCGGTGCCGTCCAGCACTTCGGGATCGTTGACCCCGACGAGGATCCTGAACTCACCTTCGCCCTCCCCCGCCTCCACACGGAGGTACAGATCCTCGGTCTCGTCGGCGGTGACCTGGTATGAGAGCGCTCCCCTGGTCCCATGGTCCAGGAAGTTCGCCGCCATCATAGGCTTCCCATCGACGCTCTCAAGGATGAGGACCGGTTTTAGATCCCCGGAGACGGTTTCCACGACGGCATGGATGGTGTCCTCAGCTTCAAGATCGTGGAGCGGGAAGAAGGTCCAGGTCCTGTTGGCGGTGAGATTGCCGGTCCGTTCCTCGACACCTTTCCCTGCCGGCGGCATCGCAGGGTCGGGGACGGCGACGACCGCGCCGGGTGTCGGTTCCGCCGTGCCGTTGAGCACGCCGGGGGCGTCGATCCCGACGAGAAGACTATACTCGCCGAAGGTCTCGGTCAAGGGAGAGGAGGTGATGATGAGGGGATAATCCCCGCCTTCCGGAACCATCCAGGTAAGGGCGGCGGCATGCCCTTCTCCGTTGTCATCGTCCCAGGCGAGGAAGAAGCGATCGGCGACCCTGGTGATCTCCGCGACCGGTTCTCCACCGCCCCTGACCCCGGTCTCGACCGCGGTCCAGAACTCCTCTCCAAGAGTGATGCGGTCGGTCTCAGGTGGGGCGATGGCGACGAAAGGGTCGAGGTTTCCTGAACTCCGGTTCACCCGCACCGAGACGGTCTCGCCGGGTTGCAGGTCGGGAAGGAGATAAACCACGCCCCCCTCTTCATAGATCTTGCCTTCGAGTGCCTGGACCTCTCCTGCAGATCCCGAGACCGGCACGAGCAGCAACAGGCATAAGGCCACGAGCAATACCCGGCAATCGATCAGAGAAACTTCCCCCTCTTTATCCCGGCAGCACCGGCGAGGCGATCCCCCGTCTCACCGGAGCGACTCTGCCCTGTACTGCAGA contains:
- the mcrG gene encoding coenzyme-B sulfoethylthiotransferase subunit gamma, whose product is MAYTPQYGPGTSIVAQNRRNQMNPEYDLQKLRSVTDEDVVLVLGHRAPGAAYPTAHPPLAEQQEPADPMRKLVKPTDGAKAGDRVRYVQFADSMFNAPSQPYQRTYAEMYRFRAIDPGTLSGRQIVECRERDLDQYAKFLIETEMFDPATVGIRGATVHGHSLRLAEDGMMFDALQRCVLGEDGIVRYVKDQVGVLLDRPVEVGKPMDEAWLKAHTTMFHSLVGTGFREDEEYIEYIQRIHTLRTKYGFMPKEE
- the mcrD gene encoding methyl-coenzyme M reductase operon protein D — its product is MPDSAFPQCRIVPLRLLSPETTELLLNQVAGVPGVRRAVINGPALPATVPYGPARGAENPNTNRRAIQIRGIEFEMRVQTGMVTLEVEDDSVVENIRSVCDKVFTAFPYTLQTGRQFMKSQASLVDYAKYGPNADEFIIGLTDPRRKDSPVIIPTAACNNDGGRLSDQMQIEYTSNHSN
- a CDS encoding ferredoxin, whose translation is MRERQLALAMVRVTIEREECTSCALCWETCPEVFEEGPDGFAQIMEEYQTDGPEAGKVPGEMKECAVDAADGCPVEIIKVGE
- the mcrA gene encoding coenzyme-B sulfoethylthiotransferase subunit alpha, translating into MAKIERAQKLFLKSLKEKFQGQDVQSEKTEFYKFDGVRQSPRKREFMEATKAIEAKRGISMYDPERCHLGGIPMGQRQLMTYEVSGTGTFVEGDDLHFVNNSAMQQMWDDIRRTVIVGMDMAHATLQKRLGKEVTPETINEYLHTLNHAMPGAAVVQEHMVETHPGLVDDCYVKVFTGDDDLADDIEPQFLINIEKLFPADQAEELKAEVGKSMYQAIHIPSIVSRTCDGGTTSRWSAMQIGMSFIAAYRMCAGEAAVADLSFAAKHAGVVQMGSILPARRARGPNEPGGIKFGLFSDIVQANRKYPNDPARASLEVVGAGTMLFDQIWLGSYMSGGVGFTQYATAAYTDNILDEFTYYGMDYLKDKYGFDYTQPGQNMLTPTQDIVNDLATEVSLNAMEQYEQFPTMMEDHFGGSQRAGVMAAACGLTCSISTGNSNAGLNGWYLSMLLHKDAWSRLGFFGYDLQDQCGSANSLSIEPDRGLMGELRGPNYPNYAMNVGHQGEYAAIVGGAHYGRGDAFCYAPLVKITFADPSLKFDFAEPRKEFAKGAIREFEPAGERSLIISARN
- a CDS encoding ligand-gated ion channel gives rise to the protein MALCLLLLVPVSGSAGEVQALEGKIYEEGGVVYLLPDLQPGETVSVRVNRSSGNLDPFVAIAPPETDRITLGEEFWTAVETGVRGGGEPVAEITRVADRFFLAWDDDNGEGHAAALTWMVPEGGDYPLIITSSPLTETFGEYSLLVGIDAPGVLNGTAEPTPGAVVAVPDPAMPPAGKGVEERTGNLTANRTWTFFPLHDLEAEDTIHAVVETVSGDLKPVLILESVDGKPMMAANFLDHGTRGALSYQVTADETEDLYLRVEAGEGEGEFRILVGVNDPEVLDGTAVPGGRQVIRDPITVRAAVELDQITDVDQKAENYAAVANIRMQWTDPALAFDPEEEGSAFKIYRDIDDFVKAEGTRWPEFTLFNQQGNRWTQNQLITITPNGTATYFERFWTIFQAPDFYFKDYPFDVQTFYIRIQALYPEEFFRYADWEGKTVVGTQLGEEEWYIIKHWTAVDTVEQDRIHSRFSFGFDAKRHLEYYILRIFVPIFILIMLGWVTFLLKDYSKRADVASANLLLFIAFNFTIAGDLPRLGYLTFLDAVLITTFVVSGLTVVYNLYLKWLATKEQKEVAERLDRVLVWFYPIAYIVSIVLITTAFS
- a CDS encoding flavodoxin family protein; protein product: MISMRILGINGSPRGAASRTRRLVEAVLQGAAAAGAETEYLDIADRKIRPCTGCTLCYRTGECPKVDDFAAVYEKMLAADAIVLGSPNYIDNVSAQLKLLLDRMADAIHCQQFAGKYGCAVSTAGGSGADEVAAYLNQTLRVLGATTIGAVGVVLGPDPDALFPAEERAYRLGTNLAAAVSEGRRYPEQEAFHKGMEERMRFLVEANKDEWKHEYDCWAGRPEA
- the mcrB gene encoding coenzyme-B sulfoethylthiotransferase subunit beta, translated to MAAYSETIDLYSDDGKLLKSGVTLDKVSPLVNPATSKIIDLTKRTINVNLAGIENTLKAGKLGGGKIRGRELNLPIMENKEAIVARIKEMVQVEEGDDTEILEFNNGQLLLVQVPRKRLDNAATYDAAITAVSAATTYAVVEQFDVDMFNASTVKAACWGGYPHTMDTKGSNVTSILNIPQNNEGLGFALRNIPVNHFVMMTGRNSLQGAALAATLETAGEFEMGQAIGAFERNQLLCYAYQGLNANNMVYDLVKANGENGTVGTVVQSLVERAIEDKVLTQGKKGGYFQFYNTNDPMLWNAYVAAGSLAATIVNCGAGRFAQAVSSTLLYFNDLIEHETGLPSCDFGRMMGTAVGFSFFSHSIYGGGGPGIFNGNHVVTRHANGVAIPCVVAACALDAGTQMFSPEGSSKVMGETYGQIDVFKKPIDQIAEGVDLIA
- a CDS encoding Mut7-C RNAse domain-containing protein produces the protein MSGRSEEHRARFLADRMLGTLTRRLRLMGYDTLSANTLFPGSRREDTVLLEIARTQERVLLTRDAELARRAGEQGVLVRSEQVDEQVAQLTALGLISPGLSFDRCSLCNTPLRPARRREIERAAYAPEDREGISFFWCPVCHRLYWMGSHTRRMREEMEKSKG
- a CDS encoding MFS transporter, with protein sequence MKSSQPSTHGQRTLLIISAIAIAAFMSALDGSIVNIALPTISEAFDISTGLVSWVSTAYLLVVTSSLLICGKIADIRGLKKIFLVGFIVFTLGSFLCGFLPVALNSFGALIGARVLQAIGGAMLAAIAPAMVSTFIPIEERGRSMGLVVTFASLGAAAGPFLGGLLTEFLSWHWIFFINVPVGIGAVILGARVLPDHQPEPGRTVGFDAPGAAFLFAGMMTGVFALNMGTSMGFTSPLILLAAAVALVCAALFVYHERRVEDPLLDLDLFRERNFLYANLAVTLIMIAFAGSAFLLPFFLEYVKGLPTFSAGMVMTAFSFAMMIGGPVAGALFNRVGGRRLTLGGAALAALAFVVLAGLHPDSSVFMVAGALGLLGFAIGLYVAPNNTMVMNKVGAEKRGMVSSLLNTERYGGQSLGIVLFELVLIQTVLSTVSHAGVTSSSLASVTIDQKLAVLTAGFDMAFWVGAALAVLALGFSFLVKEDEVPAEVAEETPAAIG